The proteins below come from a single Vidua chalybeata isolate OUT-0048 chromosome 1, bVidCha1 merged haplotype, whole genome shotgun sequence genomic window:
- the LOC128799849 gene encoding translation initiation factor IF-2-like isoform X3: protein MRSWDTDENENGTCFLFLHLSLPPCPVGLAMSVFRGPMERLERALPLPGSAGYASAAARTPLLPGGSGSCPAPQCRAHQPCPAPPRGRLACEGAGTEPLGCPGAALARPRPRRALRGARASPGTAGSRPRPRAAGPLRPSFEKKTVIKTIRLWN, encoded by the coding sequence ATGAGGAGCTGGGACACAGATGAGAATGAAAATGGAACttgctttctatttttacaCCTGTCTTTGCCGCCTTGCCCGGTAGGATTGGCCATGTCGGTGTTTCGGGGCCCCATGGAGCGGCTGGAGCGAGCTCTCCCGCTGCCCGGCTCTGCGGGCTATGCCTCAGCAGCTGCACGGACACCGCTCCTGCCCGGGGGCTCGGGCAGCTGCCCAGCCCCGCAATGCCGCGCTCACCAGCCGTGTCCGGCTCCTCCCAGGGGCAGGCTTGCGTGCGAGGGCGCCGGCACGGAGCCCCTCGGCTGCCCCGGGGCGGCGCtggcccggccgcggccccggcgggccCTGCGTGGGGCGCGGGCCTCTCCCGGCACCGCTGGgagccgcccccggccccgcgctgcGGGCCCGCTTCGCCcttcctttgaaaagaaaaccGTCATCAAAACCATTCGG
- the LOC128799849 gene encoding translation initiation factor IF-2-like isoform X2, with amino-acid sequence MRSWDTDENENGTCFLFLHLSLPPCPVGLAMSVFRGPMERLERALPLPGSAGYASAAARTPLLPGGSGSCPAPQCRAHQPCPAPPRGRLACEGAGTEPLGCPGAALARPRPRRALRGARASPGTAGSRPRPRAAGPLRPSFEKKTVIKTIRRNLQTYLPFGIIQSS; translated from the coding sequence ATGAGGAGCTGGGACACAGATGAGAATGAAAATGGAACttgctttctatttttacaCCTGTCTTTGCCGCCTTGCCCGGTAGGATTGGCCATGTCGGTGTTTCGGGGCCCCATGGAGCGGCTGGAGCGAGCTCTCCCGCTGCCCGGCTCTGCGGGCTATGCCTCAGCAGCTGCACGGACACCGCTCCTGCCCGGGGGCTCGGGCAGCTGCCCAGCCCCGCAATGCCGCGCTCACCAGCCGTGTCCGGCTCCTCCCAGGGGCAGGCTTGCGTGCGAGGGCGCCGGCACGGAGCCCCTCGGCTGCCCCGGGGCGGCGCtggcccggccgcggccccggcgggccCTGCGTGGGGCGCGGGCCTCTCCCGGCACCGCTGGgagccgcccccggccccgcgctgcGGGCCCGCTTCGCCcttcctttgaaaagaaaaccGTCATCAAAACCATTCGG
- the LOC128799849 gene encoding translation initiation factor IF-2-like isoform X1, with protein sequence MRSWDTDENENGTCFLFLHLSLPPCPVGLAMSVFRGPMERLERALPLPGSAGYASAAARTPLLPGGSGSCPAPQCRAHQPCPAPPRGRLACEGAGTEPLGCPGAALARPRPRRALRGARASPGTAGSRPRPRAAGPLRPSFEKKTVIKTIRDRNPELRSHETTIQFCIEHPEKKQKF encoded by the exons ATGAGGAGCTGGGACACAGATGAGAATGAAAATGGAACttgctttctatttttacaCCTGTCTTTGCCGCCTTGCCCGGTAGGATTGGCCATGTCGGTGTTTCGGGGCCCCATGGAGCGGCTGGAGCGAGCTCTCCCGCTGCCCGGCTCTGCGGGCTATGCCTCAGCAGCTGCACGGACACCGCTCCTGCCCGGGGGCTCGGGCAGCTGCCCAGCCCCGCAATGCCGCGCTCACCAGCCGTGTCCGGCTCCTCCCAGGGGCAGGCTTGCGTGCGAGGGCGCCGGCACGGAGCCCCTCGGCTGCCCCGGGGCGGCGCtggcccggccgcggccccggcgggccCTGCGTGGGGCGCGGGCCTCTCCCGGCACCGCTGGgagccgcccccggccccgcgctgcGGGCCCGCTTCGCCcttcctttgaaaagaaaaccGTCATCAAAACCATTCGG GACAGAAATCCAGAGCTGAGGTCACATGAAACCACAATCCAATTCTGTATAGAGCATcctgagaaaaagcagaaattctga